The following coding sequences lie in one Pelecanus crispus isolate bPelCri1 chromosome 9, bPelCri1.pri, whole genome shotgun sequence genomic window:
- the PTGS1 gene encoding prostaglandin G/H synthase 1 encodes MLMKLILRVRANLIPSPPTFNSDYGYISWEAYANVSYYTRILPPVPENCPTPMGTKGKQQLPDPQLLAEKFLLRQKFEADPRGTNLMFAFFAQHFTHQFFKTSGKMGRGFTKALGHGVDLGHLYGDNLQRQHQLRLFRDGKLKFQVVDGEVYPPTVTEALVHMVYPSTTPKEKQLAMGQEVFGLLPGLCVYATLWLREHNRVCDILKREHPTWNDEQLFQTARLILIGETIKIVIEEYVQHLSGYFLSLKFDPELLFGTQFQYRNRIAVEFNQLYHWHGLMPDSFVIQGEEYSYEQFLYNTSMLMDYGVEALVESFSKQTAGRIGGGQTISANVLEVAIGVIKESRQLRLQPLNEYRKRFGMKPYKSFQELTGEEEKAAELEELYGDIDALEFYVGLLLEKLQPNGILGESMVEIGAPFSLKGLLGNPICSPEYWKPSTFGGATGFEIVKTASLEKLVCLNVKKCPYVAFHVPDAVENGSPRGSGSSTEL; translated from the exons ATGCTTATGAAGCTCATACTCAGAG TTCGCGCCAATCtcatccccagcccccccaccttCAACTCTGACTACGGCTACATCAGCTGGGAGGCCTATGCCAACGTCAGCTATTACACCCGCATCCTCCCGCCCGTGCCAGAAAACTGCCCGACGCCCATGGGGACCAAAG ggaagcagcagctccccgaCCCCCAGCTCCTGGCGGAGAAGTTCCTGCTGCGGCAGAAGTTTGAAGCCGATCCCCGAGGCACCAACCTGATGTTTGCCTTCTTCGCCCAGCATTTCACCCACCAGTTCTTCAAGACGTCCGGGAAGATGGGACGCGGCTTCACCAAGGCGCTGGGACACGGG GTGGACCTCGGGCACTTGTACGGGGACAACCTGCAGCGGCAGCACCAGCTGCGACTCTTCAGAGACGGGAAGCTGAAATTCCAG GTGGTGGATGGAGAGGTGTACCCCCCCACGGTCACCGAAGCTCTGGTCCACATGGTCTACCCGTCCACCACCCCCAAGGAGAAGCAGCTGGCGATGGGGCAGGAGGTGTTTGGGCTGCTGCCGGGGCTCTGCGTGTACGCTACGCTCTGGCTGCGTGAGCACAACCGCGTCTGCGACATATTGAAACGGGAGCATCCCACCTGGAACGACGAGCAGCTCTTCCAGACGGCTCGTCTCATCCTTATTG GGGAGACCATTAAGATCGTCATTGAAGAATACGTCCAGCATCTCAGCGGATACTTCCTCAGCCTCAAGTTTGATCCCGAGCTGCTGTTTGGGACGCAGTTCCAGTACCGGAATCGCATCGCGGTGGAGTTCAACCAGCTCTATCACTGGCATGGGTTGATGCCCGACTCCTTCGTCATCCAGGGGGAAGAGTACAGCTACGAGCAGTTCCTCTACAACACCTCCATGCTCATGGACTATGGCGTGGAGGCACTGGTGGAGTCCTTTTCCAAGCAGACTGCAGGAAGG ATCGGTGGGGGACAAACCATCAGTGCTAACGTCTTGGAAGTGGCCATTGGGGTCATCAAGGAATCCCGGCAGCTGAGGCTACAGCCGCTCAATGAGTATCGGAAGAGGTTTGGCATGAAGCCCTACAAGTCCTTTCAGGAGCTAACAG gagaggaagagaaggcggcagagctggaagagctCTATGGAGACATTGACGCTCTGGAGTTTTATGTGGGCTTGCTGCTTGAGAAACTCCAACCCAATGGCATTTTAGGAGAAAGCATGGTGGAGATAGGAGCTCCGTTTTCCCTCAAGGGGCTTCTTGGAAACCCCATCTGCTCTCCAGAGTACTGGAAACCCAGTACATTTGGCGGAGCAACTGGCTTTGAGATAGTTAAGACAGCATCGCTCGAGAAACTCGTGTGCCTCAACGTGAAGAAGTGCCCATACGTGGCGTTTCATGTGCCAGACGCTGTGGAAAATGGCAGCCCTAGGGGTAGTGGATCATCTACTGAGCTCTAG
- the PDCL gene encoding phosducin-like protein, with protein sequence MTTLDDKLLGEKLQYYYSSSEGEDEDSEKEDKERESAIPESMGEVELSSDGSAVNTGPKGVINDWRRFKQLETEQRQEQRREMERLIKKLSMTCRSHLDEETDKQKQKELQEKINGKMTLQEYNMIHNDEDDEEFLQRYRKQRMEEMRQQLYSGQQFKQVFEITSGEAFLDTVDKEHKSTLIMIHIYEEDIPGTESLNGCMICLAAEYPTVKFCRVKSSLIGASTRFTNNALPALLIYKAGELIGNFVRITDQLGEDFFAVDLEAFLQECGLLPEKDLVLLTSIHNPSACYSEDSDLEID encoded by the exons AGACAGTGAGAAAGAAGATAAGGAACGGGAGAGCGCCATTCCTGAAAGCATGGGGGAAGTAGAGCTTAGCAGCGATGGCAGTGCAGTCAACACAG GTCCCAAAGGTGTCATTAATGACTGGCGAAGATTTAAACAACTGGAAACTGAACAGCGGCAGGAGCAGCGCAGAGAAATGGAACGACTCATAAAAAAGTTATCTATGACGTGTAGATCTCACTTAGATGAAGAGACTGataagcagaagcagaaagagcttcaggaaaaaatcaaTGGAAAG ATGACGTTACAAGAATATAACATGATTCACAACGATGAAGATGATGAGGAATTTTTACAGCGATACAGGAAGCAGCGAATGGAGGAGATGAGGCAGCAGTTGTACAGTGGGCAGCAATTTAAACAGGTTTTTGAGATTACCAGTGGAGAAGCGTTTTTGGACACAGTTGATAAAGAGCATAAGAGCACACTGATCATGATCCATATTTATGAAGAGGATATCCCTGGCACCGAATCCCTGAACGGCTGTATGATTTGCCTGGCTGCTGAGTATCCAACAGTTAAATTTTGCAGAGTAAAGAGTTCACTCATCGGTGCTAGCACTCGCTTTACTAATAATGCTCTGCCAGCTTTGCTGATCTATAAGGCAGGTGAGCTCATCGGCAATTTTGTGCGAATCACTGACCAGCTTGGAGAAGATTTTTTTGCTGTAGACCTGGAGGCTTTTCTGCAGGAATGTGGTTTGCTTCCAGAAAAAGACCTAGTGCTCCTGACTTCTATACATAATCCGTCTGCATGTTACAGTGAAGACAGTGATCTGGAAATAGACTGA